From a region of the Impatiens glandulifera chromosome 4, dImpGla2.1, whole genome shotgun sequence genome:
- the LOC124936779 gene encoding uncharacterized protein LOC124936779 encodes MKTFTLLSPSSSSKSDDDHRSESQISSYFPGCRKDATCKCDMCLASISATLDIKSTHKRNLTKLPTSKKPNLLSPIPFNPSLLSSPRSVSTKLMVPPPLDSFRDSIKKNKRDFRFGVFMMRTVLVLGLVLSAEFGFSPMVSRFFRPTFSPDLVRDSGERSSFYLTIDKKLGFLKRDLGNLVKGNVFDCRRNDSVWRISQDDLILNSRCVLYKSAMEEVNIWGWPLQTAGLLTAEFSSRSFTILSGRVTQWSDGKMIHYIRRANSSWVQEKWSASAVQLDPGTWILEHRQSAVMENPKLISTLVQFMSNKLLKTVKAFKKNFWLSATGINRFGEDVIIPT; translated from the exons ATGAAAACATTCACGCTTCTTTCTCCGTCATCTTCATCGAAATCCGACGATGATCACCGGTCGGAATCTCAAATCAGTAGTTATTTCCCCGGATGCAGAAAGGACGCCACATGTAAATGCGATATGTGCTTGGCCAGCATCAGCGCCACACTTGATATCAAGAGTACTCATAAAAGAAACCTTACGAAGCTTCCCACCTCAAAAAAACCTAATCTGTTAAGCCCTATTCCGTTCAATCCATCTCTTCTATCGTCACCCAGGTCAGTTTCCACGAAATTGATGGTGCCTCCACCTCTTGATAGCTTTCGCGATAGCATTAAGAAGAACAAGAGAGATTTTCGTTTCGGGGTTTTTATGATGAGGACCGTTCTCGTTCTGGGTTTGGTTTTATCGGCGGAATTTGGGTTTTCTCCAATGGTTTCTAGGTTTTTCAGGCCGACATTTTCACCTGATTTGGTTAGAGATTCTGGTGAAAGATCCTCCTTTTATCTTACCATCGACAAGAAATTAGGATTTTTGAAGAGAGATCTCGGAAATCTGGTGAAGGGTAATGTCTTTGATTGCAGACGTAATGACTCTGTTTGGAGAATTAGTCAG GATGATTTAATATTGAACTCGAGATGTGTCTTGTATAAATCTGCAATGGAGGAGGTGAACATTTGGGGATGGCCATTACAGACAGCTGGATTACTGACAGCTGAATTCTCTTCTCGATCCTTCACTATTTTATCCGGGCGGGTTACACAG TGGAGTGATGGGAAGATGATACACTACATTAGGAGAGCAAACAGTTCATGGGTACAAGAGAAATGGAGTGCATCAGCTGTTCAGCTTGATCCAGGTACTTGGATTCTCGAGCATCGACAGAGCGCGGTTATGGAGAATCCCAAGTTGATCTCAACTTTGGTGCAGTTCATGAGCAATAAGTTGTTGAAAACTGTTAAGGCTTTTAAGAAAAACTTTTGGCTTTCAGCAACAGGTATCAATCGTTTTGGAGAAGATGTAATCATCCCTACATGA